The Humulus lupulus chromosome 3, drHumLupu1.1, whole genome shotgun sequence genome window below encodes:
- the LOC133825162 gene encoding acetyl-CoA acetyltransferase 1-like, with product MFDAAKLRKLRPSFKLNEGSVTAGNASIISDGAAALVLVSGEKALQLGLQVIAKIKGYADAAQAPEFFTTAPALVIPKAISNVGLDASQIDYYEINEAFSVVALANQKLLGLNPESLNVHGGAVSLGHPLGCSGARILVALLGIIYKLPFSSMHS from the exons ATG TTTGATGCTGCAAAATTAAGAAAGCTAAGACCAAGTTTCAAGCTGAACGAGGGCTCTGTTACTGCTGGCAATGCTTCAATCATAAG TGATGGTGCAGCTGCATTAGTCCTAGTGAGTGGAGAGAAGGCACTTCAACTTGGATTGCAAGTAATTGCAAAGATTAAGGGCTATGCTGATGCAGCTCAG GCACCTGAATTCTTTACAACTGCTCCAGCCCTTGTGATACCAAAAGCTATTTCAAATGTTGGTTTAGATGCTTCTCAGATTGATTACTATGAAATAAATGAAGCATTTTCT GTTGTAGCTCTAGCCAATCAAAAGCTGCTTGGTCTTAATCCT GAAAGCCTTAACGTACATGGTGGGGCTGTATCATTGGGACACCCATTAGGATGCAGTGGAGCTCGAATCTTGGTCGCATTGTTAGGGATAATCTATAAGCTTCCCTTCTCTTCAATGCATTCCTAG
- the LOC133825163 gene encoding protein C2-DOMAIN ABA-RELATED 5-like, producing MMKVNLVRTKAYFVSYKNNSVDDYRFVYFTAGFASMIWNLKNYTQLGFQYQPPSSSSSSNNNGDSDPETSDLSHGAVEKEKEEEVSRASIHQELARLELKGNEEEAVLKLDLGIMEEQLGLLKVVVVQGKRLVIRDFKSSDPYVVVKLGNQTAKTKVINSFLNPIWNEELTFSLKEPNGVLNLEVFDKDLLKTNDKMGHAQLSLQPLVSAARLRQIL from the exons ATGATGAAGG TGAACTTGGTGAGGACAAAAGCTTATTTTGTTTCCTATAAGAATAACTCTGTTGATGACTATCGCTTTGTTTACTTTACAGCTGGGTTTGCATCTATGATATGGAACTTGAAAAA CTATACCCAGTTAGGGTTTCAGTATCAGCCAccgtcttcctcttcttcttctaataACAATGGTGATTCCGATCCTGAAACTTCTGATCTCAGTCATGGGGCGGtcgagaaggagaaggaagaGGAGGTAAGCAGAGCTTCTATTCATCAGGAGCTTGCAAGGTTGGAATTGAAGGGGAACGAGGAAGAGGCGGTTCTGAAACTGGATTTGGGG ATTATGGAGGAGCAATTGGGGCTGCTAAAAGTTGTTGTTGTACAAGGGAAAAGACTGGTCATCCGGGATTTCAAGAGTAGTGATCCTTACGTTGTAGTCAAATTAGGCAATCAG ACAGCAAAAACAAAGGTCATAAATAGTTTCCTTAATCCAATCTGGAATGAAGAACTGACTTTCTCCCTCAAAGAACCTAATGGAGTTTTGAATTTG GAAGTGTTTGATAAAGACCTCTTGAAGACAAATGACAAAATGGGACATGCACAACTCAGCCTTCAACCACTTGTCTCTGCTGCTAGACTCAGGCAGATTCTGTAG